A region of Pyxidicoccus parkwaysis DNA encodes the following proteins:
- a CDS encoding FAD-dependent oxidoreductase has protein sequence MRALTDLPSDSAPSLTLGLPGFTFEDLYRPRGLRRLMERFDAQLAEDEPELFQAYEAYRKSGGTSVSGPAESDLLIRVSRHVSRFVAKLFRLEGELERLAGRLKGELPLFDFKREFITRRVFKKGAAERPSLAEFPSLDARMRLLMQLGFPEALATGDLERGLAESVLTLMDLERLFAGSLPPELQPRAEALRARWAALRETLVSTPEGRDAFGSSLVTHGDDAQELVAVRALLSLADRWTYARALHPETKDVFHTWSTHRIPKPLVFDQLVQLKRPDPELPEATEGDEHHLRHRDGFKLTDRRGTSRDVMNEVDYCVICHERSKDSCSKGFPAKDPVAEGHSFKKNPLGIPLNGCPLDERISEAHALKREGNSVAALAMVTLDNPMCPGTGHRICNDCMKACIFQKQEPVNIPLAETATLTDVLALPWGFEIYGLLTRWNPLNVRRPYALPYVGRNVLVVGLGPAGYTLSHYLLNEGFGVTGVDGLKIEPFPDELVGRNGRAMKPIRDWNALTSELDERVLEGFGGVSEYGITVRWDKNFLTLIHLTLARREGFRIYGGVRFGGTLTIDDAWALGFDHIAIAAGAGRPTIIGMKNNLIRGIRKASDFLMALQLTGAFKKDSLANLQVQLPAIVIGGGLTGIDTATELMAYYPVQVEKTLARHEKLVADLGEEAVLARLDAEERATYQTFLEHGRAVRAEREKAQAEGRNPDFIKLVRGWGGVSLVYRRSLTESPAYRLNHEEVTKALEEGIRFIERMSPVEALPDASGAVRALRFERMVTVDGKLKGSGQFFELPARTVCVAAGTSPNVTYEKEYPGTFQLDARGEYFQGHELVEDGEGFTLQPVKAKEDPAAKAGFFTSYRKDGHLISFYGDNHPTYAGNVVKAMASAKDGHPEVARLYAKEVAAMDFTDEVAQARREEKRAAHFAKLDDAFSATVVAVNRLTPTIVEVVVRAPFAASHFSPGQFYRLQNFERNAPVVDGMRLTMEGLALTGAWVDKEKGLMGTIVLEMGSSSRLCAALKPGEPVVLMGPTGAPTEIGHNETVVLVGGGLGNAVLFSIARSLKAAGCRVVYFAGYRQKSDSFKQDEIEAGTDQIVWSVDTGDTIAPRRPQDSAFRGNVVQAMLAYAENKLGPAPVISLSEVDRIIAIGSDRMMRAVAEARHGVLQPHLKPGHEAIGSINSPMQCMMKEICAQCLQRHVDPLTGKETWVFSCYNQDQRLDQVDFVNLNQRLRGNTVMEKVADVFLAQLLKKAPHLKRV, from the coding sequence ATGCGCGCCTTGACCGACCTGCCCTCTGACTCCGCTCCTTCCCTCACCCTGGGCCTGCCGGGCTTCACCTTCGAGGACCTGTACCGCCCACGCGGCCTGCGCCGGCTCATGGAGCGCTTCGACGCGCAGCTCGCGGAAGACGAGCCCGAGCTCTTCCAGGCCTACGAGGCGTACCGCAAGTCCGGAGGGACAAGCGTCTCGGGCCCCGCCGAGTCGGACCTGCTCATCCGCGTGTCGCGCCACGTGTCGCGCTTCGTCGCGAAGCTCTTCCGCCTCGAGGGGGAGCTGGAGCGCCTGGCCGGCCGCCTCAAGGGCGAGCTGCCCCTCTTCGACTTCAAGCGCGAGTTCATCACCCGCCGCGTCTTCAAGAAGGGCGCCGCGGAGCGCCCGTCGCTGGCCGAGTTCCCCTCGCTGGACGCGCGCATGCGGCTGCTCATGCAGCTCGGGTTCCCGGAGGCGCTGGCCACCGGGGATTTGGAGCGCGGCCTCGCCGAGTCCGTCCTCACGCTGATGGACCTGGAGCGCCTGTTCGCCGGCAGCCTGCCCCCGGAGCTGCAGCCGCGCGCGGAGGCCCTGCGCGCCCGCTGGGCCGCGCTGCGCGAGACGCTCGTGTCCACGCCGGAGGGCCGTGACGCCTTCGGCTCCAGCCTCGTCACCCACGGCGACGACGCCCAGGAGCTGGTGGCGGTGCGTGCCCTGCTGTCGCTGGCGGACCGCTGGACGTATGCGCGCGCGCTGCACCCGGAGACGAAGGACGTCTTCCACACCTGGTCCACGCACCGGATTCCCAAGCCGCTGGTGTTCGACCAGCTCGTCCAGCTCAAGCGTCCGGACCCGGAATTGCCCGAGGCGACGGAGGGCGACGAGCACCACCTGCGCCACCGCGACGGCTTCAAGCTCACGGACCGCCGCGGCACCTCGCGCGACGTGATGAACGAGGTGGACTACTGCGTCATCTGCCACGAGCGCTCGAAGGACTCGTGCTCCAAGGGCTTCCCCGCGAAGGACCCGGTGGCGGAAGGCCACAGCTTCAAGAAGAACCCGCTGGGCATTCCCCTCAACGGGTGCCCGCTCGACGAGCGCATCTCCGAGGCGCACGCGCTCAAGCGCGAGGGCAACTCCGTGGCCGCGCTGGCCATGGTGACGCTGGACAACCCGATGTGCCCGGGCACCGGCCACCGCATCTGCAATGACTGCATGAAGGCCTGCATCTTCCAGAAGCAGGAGCCGGTGAACATCCCCCTGGCGGAGACGGCCACCCTCACGGACGTGCTCGCCCTGCCCTGGGGCTTCGAAATCTACGGCCTGCTCACGCGGTGGAACCCGCTCAACGTGCGCCGCCCGTACGCCCTGCCCTACGTGGGCCGCAACGTGCTCGTCGTGGGCCTGGGCCCCGCCGGCTACACGCTGTCCCACTACCTGCTCAACGAGGGCTTCGGCGTCACCGGCGTGGACGGCCTGAAGATTGAGCCCTTCCCGGATGAGCTGGTGGGCCGCAACGGCCGCGCCATGAAGCCCATCCGCGACTGGAACGCGCTCACCAGCGAGCTGGACGAGCGCGTGCTGGAGGGCTTCGGCGGCGTGTCCGAGTACGGAATCACCGTGCGCTGGGACAAGAACTTCCTCACCCTCATCCACCTCACGCTCGCGCGGCGCGAGGGCTTCCGCATCTACGGCGGCGTGCGCTTCGGTGGCACGCTGACCATTGACGACGCGTGGGCGCTGGGCTTCGACCACATCGCCATCGCCGCCGGCGCGGGCCGCCCCACCATCATCGGGATGAAGAACAACCTCATCCGGGGCATCCGCAAGGCGAGCGACTTCCTCATGGCGCTGCAGCTCACCGGCGCCTTCAAGAAGGACTCGCTGGCCAACCTCCAGGTGCAATTGCCCGCCATCGTCATCGGCGGCGGCCTCACCGGCATCGACACCGCCACCGAGCTGATGGCGTACTACCCGGTGCAGGTGGAGAAGACGCTCGCCCGCCACGAGAAGCTGGTGGCGGACCTGGGCGAGGAGGCCGTGCTGGCCCGCCTCGACGCGGAGGAGCGCGCCACCTACCAGACCTTCCTCGAGCACGGCCGCGCGGTGCGCGCCGAGCGCGAGAAGGCGCAGGCGGAAGGCCGCAACCCGGACTTCATCAAGCTGGTGCGCGGCTGGGGCGGCGTGAGCCTCGTCTACCGCCGCAGCCTCACCGAGTCCCCCGCCTACCGCCTCAACCATGAAGAAGTCACGAAGGCGCTGGAAGAGGGCATCCGCTTCATCGAGCGCATGAGCCCGGTGGAGGCGCTTCCGGACGCGTCCGGCGCGGTGCGCGCGCTGCGCTTCGAGCGCATGGTGACGGTGGACGGCAAGCTGAAGGGCAGCGGCCAGTTCTTCGAGTTGCCCGCGCGCACGGTGTGCGTCGCCGCCGGTACGTCTCCCAACGTCACGTACGAGAAGGAATACCCGGGCACGTTCCAGCTCGACGCGCGCGGCGAGTACTTCCAGGGCCACGAATTGGTGGAGGACGGCGAGGGCTTCACGCTGCAGCCCGTGAAGGCGAAGGAGGACCCGGCCGCGAAGGCGGGCTTCTTCACGTCCTACCGGAAGGACGGCCACCTCATCTCGTTCTACGGCGACAACCACCCGACGTACGCGGGCAACGTGGTGAAGGCCATGGCCAGCGCGAAGGACGGCCACCCGGAGGTGGCGCGCCTGTACGCGAAGGAAGTCGCGGCCATGGACTTCACCGACGAGGTGGCGCAGGCCCGCCGCGAGGAGAAGCGCGCCGCGCACTTCGCGAAGCTGGATGACGCCTTCTCCGCCACCGTCGTCGCCGTCAACCGCCTGACGCCGACGATTGTGGAGGTGGTGGTGCGCGCGCCCTTCGCGGCGAGCCACTTCTCGCCCGGCCAGTTCTACCGCTTGCAGAACTTCGAGCGGAATGCGCCGGTGGTGGACGGCATGCGCCTCACCATGGAGGGCCTGGCCCTCACGGGCGCGTGGGTGGACAAGGAGAAGGGGCTGATGGGCACCATCGTGCTGGAGATGGGCTCGTCCTCGCGCCTGTGCGCCGCGCTCAAGCCCGGCGAGCCCGTAGTGCTGATGGGCCCCACTGGCGCGCCCACCGAAATCGGCCACAACGAGACGGTGGTGCTGGTGGGCGGCGGCCTCGGCAACGCGGTGCTCTTCTCCATCGCCCGCTCGCTCAAGGCGGCCGGCTGCCGCGTGGTGTATTTCGCCGGCTACCGGCAGAAGTCGGACTCGTTCAAGCAGGACGAGATTGAGGCCGGCACGGACCAGATTGTGTGGTCCGTGGACACGGGCGACACGATTGCGCCGCGCCGTCCGCAGGACTCCGCGTTCCGGGGCAACGTGGTGCAGGCGATGCTGGCCTACGCGGAGAACAAGCTGGGCCCGGCGCCGGTCATCTCGCTGTCGGAGGTGGACCGCATCATCGCCATCGGCTCGGACCGGATGATGCGCGCGGTGGCCGAGGCGCGGCACGGCGTGCTGCAGCCGCACCTCAAGCCCGGCCACGAGGCCATCGGCTCCATCAACTCGCCGATGCAGTGCATGATGAAGGAAATCTGCGCCCAGTGCCTCCAGCGGCATGTGGACCCGCTGACGGGCAAGGAGACGTGGGTGTTCTCCTGCTACAACCAGGACCAGCGGTTGGACCAGGTGGACTTCGTCAACCTCAACCAGCGCCTGCGCGGCAACACCGTCATGGAGAAGGTGGCGGACGTCTTCCTGGCGCAGCTCCTCAAGAAGGCGCCGCACCTCAAGCGCGTCTGA
- a CDS encoding class I SAM-dependent methyltransferase, whose translation MLFQWPMRSAAELLAAYQGVEDPLYVAEKENRYHTFRKVVRALGPPLGRTLLDVGAYCGYFLDVAREAGFRAEGLELSRWAAGHARSLGFTVHGVPLAELAARGVQYDVVTLWDVVEHFADPRAELEAAFRLVRPGGRIYLSTIDAGSLVARLLGGQWPWLMDMHLFYFGRSTLATLLEEVGFRVKDTRTYTHIISADYLLRKVGASFRPAAPVLELARRVVPGAWAIPFNLGDNMLMAAERPA comes from the coding sequence ATGCTCTTCCAGTGGCCCATGCGCTCGGCGGCGGAGCTGCTCGCGGCGTATCAGGGGGTGGAAGACCCGCTCTACGTGGCGGAGAAGGAGAACCGCTACCACACGTTCCGCAAGGTGGTGCGCGCGCTGGGGCCGCCGCTGGGGCGGACGCTGCTCGACGTGGGGGCGTACTGCGGCTACTTCCTGGACGTGGCGCGCGAGGCGGGCTTCCGGGCGGAGGGGTTGGAGCTGTCGCGCTGGGCGGCGGGGCACGCGCGCTCGCTGGGCTTCACGGTGCACGGCGTGCCGCTGGCGGAGCTGGCGGCGCGGGGCGTGCAGTACGACGTGGTGACGCTGTGGGACGTGGTGGAGCACTTCGCGGACCCGCGCGCGGAGCTGGAGGCGGCGTTCCGGCTGGTGCGCCCCGGTGGCCGCATCTACCTGTCCACCATCGACGCGGGGAGCCTCGTGGCCCGGCTGCTCGGAGGCCAGTGGCCGTGGCTGATGGACATGCACCTGTTCTACTTCGGCCGCTCGACGCTCGCGACGCTGCTGGAGGAAGTGGGCTTCCGCGTGAAGGACACGCGGACGTACACGCACATCATCTCCGCGGACTACCTGCTGCGGAAGGTGGGCGCGAGCTTCCGCCCGGCGGCGCCGGTGCTGGAGCTGGCACGGCGCGTGGTGCCGGGGGCGTGGGCCATTCCGTTCAACCTGGGCGACAACATGCTGATGGCCGCCGAGCGGCCAGCCTGA